From a single Okeanomitos corallinicola TIOX110 genomic region:
- the ndhK gene encoding photosynthetic/respiratory NAD(P)H-quinone oxidoreductase subunit K: MVLNSNITTQDKEKIINPIERPTVTQELSENVILTTVDDLYNWARLSSLWPLLFGTACCFIEFAALIGSRFDFDRFGLIPRSSPRQADLIITAGTITMKMAPQLVRLYEQMPEPKYVIAMGACTITGGMFSVDSPSAVRGVDKLIPVDVYLPGCPPRPEAIIDAIIKLRKKIANDSMQERGQIKQTHRYYSTTHNMKPVPEILTGKYLQSETRFNPPKELTEAIGMPVPPALLTSQQKEEEKRG; this comes from the coding sequence ATGGTCTTGAATTCTAATATAACTACCCAAGACAAAGAAAAAATCATCAATCCGATAGAACGGCCTACAGTTACTCAGGAACTGTCAGAGAACGTGATTTTAACCACCGTTGATGATTTGTATAACTGGGCGAGGCTTTCTAGTTTGTGGCCTTTGCTGTTTGGTACAGCTTGCTGCTTCATTGAATTTGCGGCTTTAATCGGCTCTCGTTTTGACTTTGACCGTTTTGGTCTGATTCCCCGTTCTAGCCCCCGGCAAGCCGATTTAATCATCACTGCGGGGACAATTACCATGAAGATGGCTCCCCAATTGGTGCGTCTTTATGAACAAATGCCCGAACCCAAGTATGTAATTGCTATGGGTGCTTGTACAATTACTGGGGGTATGTTCAGTGTTGACTCTCCCAGTGCGGTACGCGGAGTTGATAAGCTGATTCCAGTGGATGTATATTTACCTGGTTGTCCTCCCCGTCCAGAGGCAATTATTGATGCAATTATTAAGTTGCGGAAAAAAATTGCTAATGACTCGATGCAAGAACGGGGTCAAATCAAGCAAACCCACCGCTATTACAGTACAACCCACAATATGAAACCAGTTCCTGAAATCTTAACTGGTAAGTATTTACAATCAGAAACTCGCTTCAACCCACCCAAGGAGTTGACCGAAGCAATTGGTATGCCTGTACCTCCAGCATTGCTAACATCTCAACAAAAGGAGGAAGAAAAGCGTGGCTGA
- the ndhC gene encoding photosynthetic/respiratory NAD(P)H-quinone oxidoreductase subunit C: MFVLSGYEYLLGFLILCSLVPALALSASKLLRPSSFSPERRTTYESGMEPFGGAWIQFNIRYYMFALVFVVFDVETVFLYPWAVAFHRLGLLAFIEALIFIAILVIALVYAWRKGALEWS; encoded by the coding sequence GTGTTTGTCCTCAGCGGTTACGAATACCTTCTAGGCTTTCTCATTCTTTGTAGCCTAGTCCCAGCCTTGGCGCTCTCCGCGTCAAAACTCCTCAGACCAAGTAGTTTCAGCCCAGAACGGCGGACTACCTATGAATCCGGCATGGAACCCTTTGGCGGAGCTTGGATTCAGTTCAACATTCGCTACTATATGTTTGCTTTGGTCTTTGTTGTTTTTGATGTAGAGACAGTTTTTTTATACCCTTGGGCGGTAGCTTTTCACCGTTTAGGGTTATTGGCGTTTATTGAAGCCCTGATTTTTATAGCGATTCTTGTAATCGCTTTAGTGTACGCATGGCGTAAAGGAGCATTGGAATGGTCTTGA
- a CDS encoding transposase, producing MRIVGLDISKSSVSCCLLESKPSDVREFYYECNFYHFQNNQAGINGLLALQPDVALLEPTGVNYSKFWVQLLTRAGIEIKFIGHKELRRYRETHLGLPDKDDDADSLAIACYYFDYCGDRSRFVRVLDPVVSQVRESILRLNHLNKVQSPIINRARQDLAWQFPEVALVVSKRGVSGNVPLLWGWLAGERSSKKYDRLYAQTAGLGLSDSVKFHAQRICSLQREEQIIEDELAELLTDSKFAKYIQVFDEFGFGDRLQATIISFIFPLDNFFGDDGKPLVKIRKGRISGKPTKRYLSLRKFQKSLGYAPTQESSGDISRNKVSGGSSICRRAIWQWVFSTVEPLKSRKSPIVKELGEWLDQEKKSGKPVALVRSRTAVKAVKLLFKNLVDVLD from the coding sequence ATGCGAATAGTTGGTTTAGATATCTCTAAATCATCGGTTTCATGCTGTCTACTTGAAAGCAAACCGAGTGATGTTAGAGAATTTTATTATGAGTGCAATTTTTACCACTTCCAGAACAATCAAGCAGGAATAAATGGATTATTAGCACTACAACCAGATGTAGCTTTACTTGAACCAACTGGTGTAAATTACTCTAAATTTTGGGTGCAACTTTTGACCCGTGCCGGAATAGAAATTAAATTTATTGGCCACAAGGAACTCAGGAGGTATAGAGAAACGCATCTGGGACTACCCGATAAAGATGATGATGCTGATTCTCTAGCCATAGCTTGTTACTACTTTGATTATTGTGGCGATCGCTCGCGGTTTGTTAGAGTTCTAGATCCAGTGGTAAGTCAGGTTAGAGAATCAATTCTCAGACTCAACCATTTAAACAAAGTGCAATCGCCGATCATTAACCGCGCCCGTCAGGATCTAGCGTGGCAATTTCCAGAGGTGGCTTTAGTGGTTTCAAAGCGTGGTGTTTCTGGAAACGTCCCATTGCTTTGGGGATGGTTAGCAGGTGAGAGAAGTTCTAAAAAATATGATCGGCTGTATGCTCAAACAGCCGGATTGGGTTTGTCTGACTCGGTAAAATTTCATGCTCAAAGGATTTGTAGTTTACAGCGGGAAGAGCAAATAATAGAGGATGAATTGGCTGAATTGCTTACAGATTCTAAATTTGCAAAATATATACAAGTATTTGATGAATTCGGTTTTGGCGATCGCCTACAAGCTACAATCATCAGCTTTATTTTCCCGCTAGACAATTTTTTTGGGGATGACGGTAAACCGCTGGTAAAAATCCGTAAAGGTAGAATTTCTGGAAAACCTACCAAGCGCTACTTGAGTTTAAGAAAGTTTCAAAAATCTTTAGGCTACGCTCCTACTCAAGAATCATCTGGTGATATTTCCAGAAATAAGGTTTCCGGTGGTAGTTCAATATGCAGACGAGCAATTTGGCAGTGGGTATTTAGTACGGTTGAACCATTAAAAAGTAGAAAATCACCAATAGTGAAAGAATTGGGGGAATGGCTTGATCAAGAGAAAAAATCAGGTAAGCCAGTGGCACTGGTCAGGAGTAGAACAGCGGTTAAGGCGGTAAAACTCCTGTTTAAAAATTTGGTAGATGTTCTAGACTGA